One Pseudorasbora parva isolate DD20220531a chromosome 4, ASM2467924v1, whole genome shotgun sequence genomic region harbors:
- the si:ch211-89o9.4 gene encoding uncharacterized protein si:ch211-89o9.4 isoform X1 yields MKNSVQRKRISSSASTKANIHSHAPQINTRPVCLSQMGSVFTSVPPLFGTAQAFLLRLAQLEAQLVLNLIRNIASGNNSSYWNPLVPPSVLQPVGIQRSSFLSMYQQPGVFTLDSIPHKVSYPSSSVTEMNSVTANKDSTALLPTKAPLPTSEKPLVGSTTNHLVKHFAFKPDVDCSQYQSMTAKAMMSPDRPQTEEAEPKQQAMPRFPAENLITTLDSLGLSLEDLELLSHFPDSQLTTEKLPFIIQDLQQRKRTKDIHHGHATWNSSDQMESHHDQRSIRHSEWQGSAFQSPHGQSCPSSHSHRSLSAKRDSSSEVIHEQFSTQSRALKKIRNSSGRGMNSFLKRLQHRPAEVTRWRPGSVCFPSRSKCSIRHNSVSSGCNKTRHYSTKRSLSSSHRSITSNSMINGHQQFFTVKTANSEGTTESLNIQMPITKMTAKTSAHTKGVIRVSRISLDYSEGELIKMASPFSPPVEVLTATEVDMETCLEWKKALLMLPTEFSAQEMVKVYSAIPVHMRQQSLEMVPQAVDFSSPVSVFHAFVGPLMSNGLLSPLDNLLVVCNVPNQPRAATGVLRLLKPFGKVFRTLVFNGNKVDVDPCLWNKSSIQMVLEMESASVALSVYEWSQKIPCLYHNHHLSFLRGCNIQNNTSEVHSAK; encoded by the exons ATGAAGAATTCAGTCCAAAGGAAAAGGATCTCAAGCTCAGCTTCAACTAAAGCCAACAT acATTCACATGCTCCCCAAATCAATACCAGACCAGTGTGTTTGTCTCAGATGGGCAGCGTTTTCACCAGTGTGCCACCGCTATTTGGAACAGCACAAGCTTTCCTGTTGAGACTAGCCCAGCTTGAAGCTCAGTTGGTCTTGAATCTAATTAGAAACATTGCATCTGGAAATAACAGCAGTTATTGGAACCCTCTTGTGCCTCCAAGTGTCTTACAGCCTGTTGGCATTCAAAGATCCTCTTTTTTGAGCATGTACCAGCAACCAGGGGTTTTTACTCTGGATTCCATACCTCACAAGGTTAGTTATCCCTCATCATCAGTCACAGAAATGAATTCAGTTACTGCGAATAAGGATAGTACTGCCCTTCTGCCAACAAAAGCGCCACTACCAACATCTGAAAAACCTCTTGTTGGATCCACCACCAACCATCTTGTCAAACATTTTGCCTTCAAACCAGATGTGGACTGTTCTCAGTACCAGTCAATGACAGCCAAAGCTATGATGTCTCCTGATAGACCACAAACTGAAGAAGCAGAGCCAAAGCAACAAGCAATGCCACGTTTTCCAGCAGAAAATCTGATCACAACTTTAGACAGCCTGGGCCTCTCTCTTGAGGACCTAGAATTACTCAGTCACTTCCCAGACAGCCAGTTAACAACGGAGAAACTGCCCTTCATCATACAAGACCTCCAACAGCGCAAACGAACAAAGGATATTCATCATGGCCATGCTACATGGAACTCATCTGATCAGATGGAATCACATCATGATCAAAGGAGTATTAGGCACAGTGAATGGCAGGGATCTGCTTTCCAAAGTCCCCATGGGCAATCCTGTCCATCCTCCCATTCCCATAGATCCCTCAGCGCTAAAAGAGACAGCTCATCTGAAGTCATTCATGAGCAATTCTCAACTCAGTCTagagctctgaaaaaaataagaaattcaTCAG GAAGAGGAATGAATTCCTTCCTTAAGAGACTGCAGCACAGGCCTGCTGAGGTCACCAGGTGGAGGCCTGGCTCAGTCTGCTTTCCCTCCCGCTCAAAATGCAGCATACGGCACAACTCTGTCTCTTCAGGCTGTAATAAAACAAGACATTATTCAACAAAAAGATCATTATCCTCTTCACACAGATCCATCACTTCCAATTCCATGATAAATGGTCATCAGCAGTTTTTTACAGTCAAGACTGCAAATTCAGAAGGAACCACTGAATCTTTGAACATTCAGATGCCAATAACTAAGATGACTGCAAAAACATCAGCACATACT AAAGGTGTAATTCGAGTGTCTAGAATCTCTCTTGACTACTCTGAAGGTGAACTAATCAAAATGGCATCTCCGTTTAGTCCCCCTGTTGAGGTTTTAACGGCAACTGAAGTTGACATGGAAACCTGTCTAGAATGGAAGAAG gcTTTATTGATGCTTCCAACTGAATTCTCAGCCCAGGAGATGGTAAAGGTTTACTCTGCTATCCCGGTTCACATGAGACAGCAAAGTTTGGAGATGGTGCCCCAAGCCGTTGACTTTAGTTCACCT GTGTCCGTTTTTCATGCTTTTGTGGGACCATTAATGTCAAAT GGGCTGCTGTCGCCTTTGGACAATTTGCTGGTTGTATGTAATGTACCTAACCAGCCCCGTGCTGCAACAGGAGTGCTACGGCTACTAAAACCTTTTGGAAAAGTTTTCAGAACTCTGGTGTTTAATGGAAACAAG GTGGATGTTGATCCGTGCCTTTGGAACAAGAGCAGTATCCAGATGGTTTTAGAGATGGAATCTGCTTCTGTTGCTCTATCTGTGTATGAGTGGTCTCAAAAAATCCCTTGTCTTTATCACAACCATCATCTCTCTTTCCTCAGAGGATGTAATATACAGAACAATACATCTGAGGTCCATTCAGCCAAATAA
- the si:ch211-89o9.4 gene encoding uncharacterized protein si:ch211-89o9.4 isoform X2, with the protein MSMRHSHAPQINTRPVCLSQMGSVFTSVPPLFGTAQAFLLRLAQLEAQLVLNLIRNIASGNNSSYWNPLVPPSVLQPVGIQRSSFLSMYQQPGVFTLDSIPHKVSYPSSSVTEMNSVTANKDSTALLPTKAPLPTSEKPLVGSTTNHLVKHFAFKPDVDCSQYQSMTAKAMMSPDRPQTEEAEPKQQAMPRFPAENLITTLDSLGLSLEDLELLSHFPDSQLTTEKLPFIIQDLQQRKRTKDIHHGHATWNSSDQMESHHDQRSIRHSEWQGSAFQSPHGQSCPSSHSHRSLSAKRDSSSEVIHEQFSTQSRALKKIRNSSGRGMNSFLKRLQHRPAEVTRWRPGSVCFPSRSKCSIRHNSVSSGCNKTRHYSTKRSLSSSHRSITSNSMINGHQQFFTVKTANSEGTTESLNIQMPITKMTAKTSAHTKGVIRVSRISLDYSEGELIKMASPFSPPVEVLTATEVDMETCLEWKKALLMLPTEFSAQEMVKVYSAIPVHMRQQSLEMVPQAVDFSSPVSVFHAFVGPLMSNGLLSPLDNLLVVCNVPNQPRAATGVLRLLKPFGKVFRTLVFNGNKVDVDPCLWNKSSIQMVLEMESASVALSVYEWSQKIPCLYHNHHLSFLRGCNIQNNTSEVHSAK; encoded by the exons atgagtatgag acATTCACATGCTCCCCAAATCAATACCAGACCAGTGTGTTTGTCTCAGATGGGCAGCGTTTTCACCAGTGTGCCACCGCTATTTGGAACAGCACAAGCTTTCCTGTTGAGACTAGCCCAGCTTGAAGCTCAGTTGGTCTTGAATCTAATTAGAAACATTGCATCTGGAAATAACAGCAGTTATTGGAACCCTCTTGTGCCTCCAAGTGTCTTACAGCCTGTTGGCATTCAAAGATCCTCTTTTTTGAGCATGTACCAGCAACCAGGGGTTTTTACTCTGGATTCCATACCTCACAAGGTTAGTTATCCCTCATCATCAGTCACAGAAATGAATTCAGTTACTGCGAATAAGGATAGTACTGCCCTTCTGCCAACAAAAGCGCCACTACCAACATCTGAAAAACCTCTTGTTGGATCCACCACCAACCATCTTGTCAAACATTTTGCCTTCAAACCAGATGTGGACTGTTCTCAGTACCAGTCAATGACAGCCAAAGCTATGATGTCTCCTGATAGACCACAAACTGAAGAAGCAGAGCCAAAGCAACAAGCAATGCCACGTTTTCCAGCAGAAAATCTGATCACAACTTTAGACAGCCTGGGCCTCTCTCTTGAGGACCTAGAATTACTCAGTCACTTCCCAGACAGCCAGTTAACAACGGAGAAACTGCCCTTCATCATACAAGACCTCCAACAGCGCAAACGAACAAAGGATATTCATCATGGCCATGCTACATGGAACTCATCTGATCAGATGGAATCACATCATGATCAAAGGAGTATTAGGCACAGTGAATGGCAGGGATCTGCTTTCCAAAGTCCCCATGGGCAATCCTGTCCATCCTCCCATTCCCATAGATCCCTCAGCGCTAAAAGAGACAGCTCATCTGAAGTCATTCATGAGCAATTCTCAACTCAGTCTagagctctgaaaaaaataagaaattcaTCAG GAAGAGGAATGAATTCCTTCCTTAAGAGACTGCAGCACAGGCCTGCTGAGGTCACCAGGTGGAGGCCTGGCTCAGTCTGCTTTCCCTCCCGCTCAAAATGCAGCATACGGCACAACTCTGTCTCTTCAGGCTGTAATAAAACAAGACATTATTCAACAAAAAGATCATTATCCTCTTCACACAGATCCATCACTTCCAATTCCATGATAAATGGTCATCAGCAGTTTTTTACAGTCAAGACTGCAAATTCAGAAGGAACCACTGAATCTTTGAACATTCAGATGCCAATAACTAAGATGACTGCAAAAACATCAGCACATACT AAAGGTGTAATTCGAGTGTCTAGAATCTCTCTTGACTACTCTGAAGGTGAACTAATCAAAATGGCATCTCCGTTTAGTCCCCCTGTTGAGGTTTTAACGGCAACTGAAGTTGACATGGAAACCTGTCTAGAATGGAAGAAG gcTTTATTGATGCTTCCAACTGAATTCTCAGCCCAGGAGATGGTAAAGGTTTACTCTGCTATCCCGGTTCACATGAGACAGCAAAGTTTGGAGATGGTGCCCCAAGCCGTTGACTTTAGTTCACCT GTGTCCGTTTTTCATGCTTTTGTGGGACCATTAATGTCAAAT GGGCTGCTGTCGCCTTTGGACAATTTGCTGGTTGTATGTAATGTACCTAACCAGCCCCGTGCTGCAACAGGAGTGCTACGGCTACTAAAACCTTTTGGAAAAGTTTTCAGAACTCTGGTGTTTAATGGAAACAAG GTGGATGTTGATCCGTGCCTTTGGAACAAGAGCAGTATCCAGATGGTTTTAGAGATGGAATCTGCTTCTGTTGCTCTATCTGTGTATGAGTGGTCTCAAAAAATCCCTTGTCTTTATCACAACCATCATCTCTCTTTCCTCAGAGGATGTAATATACAGAACAATACATCTGAGGTCCATTCAGCCAAATAA
- the si:ch211-89o9.4 gene encoding uncharacterized protein si:ch211-89o9.4 isoform X3 — MGSVFTSVPPLFGTAQAFLLRLAQLEAQLVLNLIRNIASGNNSSYWNPLVPPSVLQPVGIQRSSFLSMYQQPGVFTLDSIPHKVSYPSSSVTEMNSVTANKDSTALLPTKAPLPTSEKPLVGSTTNHLVKHFAFKPDVDCSQYQSMTAKAMMSPDRPQTEEAEPKQQAMPRFPAENLITTLDSLGLSLEDLELLSHFPDSQLTTEKLPFIIQDLQQRKRTKDIHHGHATWNSSDQMESHHDQRSIRHSEWQGSAFQSPHGQSCPSSHSHRSLSAKRDSSSEVIHEQFSTQSRALKKIRNSSGRGMNSFLKRLQHRPAEVTRWRPGSVCFPSRSKCSIRHNSVSSGCNKTRHYSTKRSLSSSHRSITSNSMINGHQQFFTVKTANSEGTTESLNIQMPITKMTAKTSAHTKGVIRVSRISLDYSEGELIKMASPFSPPVEVLTATEVDMETCLEWKKALLMLPTEFSAQEMVKVYSAIPVHMRQQSLEMVPQAVDFSSPVSVFHAFVGPLMSNGLLSPLDNLLVVCNVPNQPRAATGVLRLLKPFGKVFRTLVFNGNKVDVDPCLWNKSSIQMVLEMESASVALSVYEWSQKIPCLYHNHHLSFLRGCNIQNNTSEVHSAK; from the exons ATGGGCAGCGTTTTCACCAGTGTGCCACCGCTATTTGGAACAGCACAAGCTTTCCTGTTGAGACTAGCCCAGCTTGAAGCTCAGTTGGTCTTGAATCTAATTAGAAACATTGCATCTGGAAATAACAGCAGTTATTGGAACCCTCTTGTGCCTCCAAGTGTCTTACAGCCTGTTGGCATTCAAAGATCCTCTTTTTTGAGCATGTACCAGCAACCAGGGGTTTTTACTCTGGATTCCATACCTCACAAGGTTAGTTATCCCTCATCATCAGTCACAGAAATGAATTCAGTTACTGCGAATAAGGATAGTACTGCCCTTCTGCCAACAAAAGCGCCACTACCAACATCTGAAAAACCTCTTGTTGGATCCACCACCAACCATCTTGTCAAACATTTTGCCTTCAAACCAGATGTGGACTGTTCTCAGTACCAGTCAATGACAGCCAAAGCTATGATGTCTCCTGATAGACCACAAACTGAAGAAGCAGAGCCAAAGCAACAAGCAATGCCACGTTTTCCAGCAGAAAATCTGATCACAACTTTAGACAGCCTGGGCCTCTCTCTTGAGGACCTAGAATTACTCAGTCACTTCCCAGACAGCCAGTTAACAACGGAGAAACTGCCCTTCATCATACAAGACCTCCAACAGCGCAAACGAACAAAGGATATTCATCATGGCCATGCTACATGGAACTCATCTGATCAGATGGAATCACATCATGATCAAAGGAGTATTAGGCACAGTGAATGGCAGGGATCTGCTTTCCAAAGTCCCCATGGGCAATCCTGTCCATCCTCCCATTCCCATAGATCCCTCAGCGCTAAAAGAGACAGCTCATCTGAAGTCATTCATGAGCAATTCTCAACTCAGTCTagagctctgaaaaaaataagaaattcaTCAG GAAGAGGAATGAATTCCTTCCTTAAGAGACTGCAGCACAGGCCTGCTGAGGTCACCAGGTGGAGGCCTGGCTCAGTCTGCTTTCCCTCCCGCTCAAAATGCAGCATACGGCACAACTCTGTCTCTTCAGGCTGTAATAAAACAAGACATTATTCAACAAAAAGATCATTATCCTCTTCACACAGATCCATCACTTCCAATTCCATGATAAATGGTCATCAGCAGTTTTTTACAGTCAAGACTGCAAATTCAGAAGGAACCACTGAATCTTTGAACATTCAGATGCCAATAACTAAGATGACTGCAAAAACATCAGCACATACT AAAGGTGTAATTCGAGTGTCTAGAATCTCTCTTGACTACTCTGAAGGTGAACTAATCAAAATGGCATCTCCGTTTAGTCCCCCTGTTGAGGTTTTAACGGCAACTGAAGTTGACATGGAAACCTGTCTAGAATGGAAGAAG gcTTTATTGATGCTTCCAACTGAATTCTCAGCCCAGGAGATGGTAAAGGTTTACTCTGCTATCCCGGTTCACATGAGACAGCAAAGTTTGGAGATGGTGCCCCAAGCCGTTGACTTTAGTTCACCT GTGTCCGTTTTTCATGCTTTTGTGGGACCATTAATGTCAAAT GGGCTGCTGTCGCCTTTGGACAATTTGCTGGTTGTATGTAATGTACCTAACCAGCCCCGTGCTGCAACAGGAGTGCTACGGCTACTAAAACCTTTTGGAAAAGTTTTCAGAACTCTGGTGTTTAATGGAAACAAG GTGGATGTTGATCCGTGCCTTTGGAACAAGAGCAGTATCCAGATGGTTTTAGAGATGGAATCTGCTTCTGTTGCTCTATCTGTGTATGAGTGGTCTCAAAAAATCCCTTGTCTTTATCACAACCATCATCTCTCTTTCCTCAGAGGATGTAATATACAGAACAATACATCTGAGGTCCATTCAGCCAAATAA